A region of Streptomyces paludis DNA encodes the following proteins:
- a CDS encoding 5-oxoprolinase subunit B family protein produces the protein MNGAAPVLRRAGDRGWLIDCAGPRPADVATAIRARPWASELRDVVPAATTVLVVAETLAGMEPLAAELRAVLDEVGGRESRPAPGRTVVIPVRYDGADLAAVAERVGMDPHRVARLHTEGTYTVGFFGFAPGFAYLDGVPEGLRLPRLSSPRPRVAPGVVAIAGNQTVVYPGGTPGGWHQIGVTTERLWDVDAQPPNRLAIGDRVVFEAVAS, from the coding sequence GTGAACGGCGCGGCGCCGGTGCTGCGGCGGGCGGGTGACCGGGGCTGGCTCATCGACTGTGCCGGGCCGCGCCCCGCCGATGTGGCGACCGCGATCCGCGCCCGGCCCTGGGCGTCGGAGCTGCGGGACGTCGTGCCCGCTGCGACGACCGTCCTGGTGGTGGCCGAGACGCTCGCCGGGATGGAGCCGCTCGCCGCCGAACTGCGTGCCGTGCTCGACGAGGTCGGCGGGCGGGAGTCCCGGCCGGCCCCGGGGCGTACGGTCGTCATCCCGGTCCGGTACGACGGCGCGGACCTCGCGGCGGTCGCCGAGCGCGTCGGCATGGACCCGCACCGGGTCGCGCGACTGCACACCGAGGGCACGTACACGGTCGGATTCTTCGGCTTCGCGCCCGGCTTCGCCTATCTGGACGGGGTGCCGGAGGGCCTCCGGCTGCCCCGGCTCTCCAGCCCCCGCCCCCGGGTGGCGCCCGGAGTGGTGGCGATCGCCGGGAATCAGACGGTCGTCTACCCCGGCGGCACGCCCGGCGGCTGGCACCAGATCGGTGTCACCACCGAGCGGCTCTGGGACGTGGACGCGCAGCCGCCCAACCGGCTGGCGATCGGTGACCGGGTCGTGTTCGAGGCGGTCGCGTCATGA
- a CDS encoding 5-oxoprolinase subunit C family protein, whose product MSIAMATANALGPAATARAAVLTVVEAGVATSVQDLGRPGLAHLGVPASGPADRRSFRLANRLAGNPENTPAFEVTLGGLAVTLSESRYVAITGAPVPVTVDGVPVHDAPLVRLPAGAVLAIGRPWAGCRTYLTVSGGMEPVRVLGSASRDSLTGLGPDPVGAGSRYGLGPARPVPGVPLELAFSVVPCGGPVPVRFRWGPRHELFGAADRHRLTSEPWRVSAQCDRVGARLTGAALSIGSVDLASEGTMRGAIQVPPSGEPIVFLADHPVTGGYPVIGVVTDADIDLVGQAVPGDELRLTPMY is encoded by the coding sequence ATGAGCATCGCTATGGCTACGGCCAACGCGCTCGGTCCCGCGGCGACCGCCCGCGCCGCCGTTCTGACCGTCGTCGAAGCCGGTGTCGCTACGAGCGTCCAGGATCTCGGCCGGCCTGGGCTCGCCCATCTCGGTGTCCCCGCCTCCGGCCCCGCCGACCGGCGCAGCTTCCGCCTCGCCAACCGGCTGGCCGGCAATCCGGAGAACACCCCGGCCTTTGAAGTGACCCTCGGCGGACTGGCCGTGACCCTGTCGGAGTCCCGGTACGTGGCGATCACCGGGGCGCCGGTGCCGGTGACCGTGGACGGCGTACCGGTGCACGACGCGCCGCTCGTGCGGCTGCCCGCCGGGGCCGTGCTGGCCATCGGGCGTCCATGGGCCGGCTGCCGTACGTATCTCACCGTCTCCGGCGGGATGGAGCCGGTACGGGTGCTGGGGTCGGCCTCGCGGGACTCCCTCACCGGGCTCGGCCCCGACCCCGTCGGCGCCGGGTCGCGGTACGGTCTCGGGCCGGCGCGGCCGGTGCCCGGGGTCCCGCTGGAGCTGGCGTTCAGCGTCGTGCCCTGCGGAGGGCCGGTCCCCGTCCGGTTCCGGTGGGGGCCGCGCCACGAGCTGTTCGGCGCCGCCGACCGGCACCGGCTCACCAGCGAGCCCTGGCGGGTCTCCGCCCAGTGCGACCGGGTGGGCGCCCGGCTGACCGGCGCGGCGCTCTCGATCGGCTCGGTCGACCTGGCCAGTGAGGGCACCATGCGCGGTGCCATTCAGGTGCCGCCCTCGGGCGAGCCGATCGTGTTCCTCGCGGACCACCCGGTCACCGGCGGCTATCCCGTCATCGGCGTCGTCACCGACGCCGACATCGATCTCGTCGGCCAGGCCGTGCCCGGCGACGAACTGCGGCTCACGCCCATGTACTGA
- the ftsZ gene encoding cell division protein FtsZ, whose amino-acid sequence MAAPQNYLAVIKVIGVGGGGVNAINRMIEVGLKGVEFIAINTDAQALLMSDADVKLDVGRELTRGLGAGANPAVGRKAAEDHREEIEEVLKGADMVFVTAGEGGGTGTGGAPVVANIARSLGALTIGVVTRPFTFEGRRRANQAEDGIAELREEVDTLIVIPNDRLLSISDRQVSVLDAFKSADQVLLSGVQGITDLITTPGLINLDFADVKSVMSEAGSALMGIGSARGDDRAVAAAEMAISSPLLEASIDGARGVLLSISGGSDLGLFEINEAAQLVSEAAHPEANIIFGAVIDDALGDEVRVTVIAAGFDGGQPPTRRENVLGAGSSKRDEPGTSSRTADTGRSGSGLGTVPPRDDSPAKADPAPVGEKFPPLGQPHVPPARPYQDSQAEELDVPDFLK is encoded by the coding sequence GTGGCAGCACCGCAGAACTACCTCGCAGTCATCAAGGTCATCGGTGTCGGCGGCGGTGGTGTCAATGCCATCAACCGAATGATCGAGGTCGGTCTCAAGGGTGTCGAGTTCATCGCGATCAACACCGACGCGCAAGCGCTGTTGATGAGCGACGCCGACGTCAAGCTCGACGTCGGCCGGGAACTCACCCGTGGCCTCGGCGCCGGCGCCAACCCGGCGGTCGGCCGCAAGGCGGCCGAGGACCACCGCGAGGAGATCGAGGAGGTCCTCAAGGGGGCCGACATGGTCTTCGTGACCGCCGGCGAGGGCGGCGGCACCGGCACCGGCGGCGCGCCCGTCGTCGCCAACATCGCGCGCTCCCTGGGCGCCCTGACGATCGGCGTGGTCACCCGCCCGTTCACCTTCGAGGGCCGCCGCAGGGCGAACCAGGCGGAGGACGGAATCGCGGAGCTGCGCGAAGAGGTCGACACCCTCATCGTCATCCCCAACGACCGGCTGCTGTCCATCTCGGACCGCCAGGTCTCCGTGCTCGACGCGTTCAAGTCCGCGGACCAGGTGCTGCTCTCGGGCGTCCAGGGCATCACCGATCTCATCACCACCCCCGGTCTGATCAACCTCGACTTCGCCGACGTCAAGTCCGTGATGTCCGAGGCCGGCTCGGCGCTGATGGGCATCGGCTCGGCCCGCGGCGACGACCGCGCGGTGGCCGCGGCGGAGATGGCGATCTCCTCGCCGCTCCTCGAAGCGTCCATCGACGGCGCCCGCGGGGTGCTGCTCTCCATCTCCGGCGGCTCCGACCTCGGTCTCTTCGAGATCAACGAGGCGGCGCAGCTGGTCAGCGAGGCGGCCCACCCCGAGGCCAACATCATCTTCGGCGCCGTCATCGACGACGCCCTGGGCGACGAGGTACGGGTCACGGTCATCGCGGCCGGCTTCGACGGCGGACAGCCGCCGACCCGGCGCGAGAACGTCCTCGGCGCGGGTTCGTCGAAGCGCGACGAGCCGGGGACCTCCTCCCGGACGGCCGACACCGGCCGCTCCGGCAGCGGTCTGGGCACCGTACCGCCGCGTGACGACAGCCCGGCCAAGGCCGACCCCGCCCCGGTGGGCGAGAAGTTCCCGCCGCTGGGCCAGCCGCATGTCCCGCCGGCCCGTCCGTACCAGGACAGCCAGGCGGAAGAGCTGGATGTCCCGGACTTCCTGAAGTGA
- a CDS encoding cell division protein SepF — MAGAMRKMAVYLGLVEDDGYDGRGFDPDDDFEPEPEPEREHRRHQPAHQPEREEPVRMVQPPAQREREPVALAAESGRPARIAPVASITPERPSLEKNAPVIMPKVVSEREPYRITTLHPRTYNEARTIGEHFREGTPVIMNLTEMDDTDAKRLVDFAAGLVFGLHGSIERVTQKVFLLSPANVDVTAEDKARIAEGGFFNQS, encoded by the coding sequence ATGGCCGGCGCGATGCGCAAGATGGCGGTCTACCTCGGCCTCGTGGAGGACGATGGGTACGACGGCCGGGGCTTCGACCCCGACGATGATTTCGAACCCGAGCCGGAGCCGGAGCGCGAGCACCGGCGGCATCAGCCCGCGCACCAGCCGGAGCGTGAGGAGCCGGTGCGGATGGTCCAACCGCCCGCGCAGCGCGAGCGGGAGCCGGTCGCGCTGGCCGCGGAAAGCGGACGTCCGGCGCGAATCGCCCCCGTGGCGTCCATCACACCTGAACGTCCGAGCCTGGAGAAGAACGCACCGGTGATCATGCCCAAGGTCGTGTCCGAGCGGGAGCCCTACCGCATCACCACATTGCACCCGAGGACCTACAACGAGGCCCGTACCATCGGGGAACACTTCCGCGAAGGCACCCCGGTGATCATGAACTTGACGGAGATGGACGATACGGACGCGAAGCGACTTGTCGACTTTGCCGCAGGACTCGTCTTCGGTCTCCATGGCAGCATTGAGCGTGTGACGCAGAAGGTGTTCCTGCTGTCTCCTGCTAACGTCGATGTCACGGCGGAGGACAAGGCCCGCATCGCAGAGGGCGGGTTCTTCAACCAGAGCTAG
- the pgeF gene encoding peptidoglycan editing factor PgeF, whose amino-acid sequence MSGAHFAFTDRWGGVSAAPYDQLNLGGAVGDDSAAVLANRARAAETLALDPARVVWMNQVHGREVAVAEGPWTGEDIPAVDAVVTTRRGLALAVLTADCVPLLLADPVAGVVAAAHAGRPGLVAGIVPAAVEAMTALGAEPGRIAARSGPAVCGRCYEVPAAMRDEVAAAVPGTGCETGWGTPSVDVVAGVHAQLEALGVSDRQRSAVCTLESHDHYSYRRDRTTGRLAGYVWLDR is encoded by the coding sequence CTGAGCGGCGCGCACTTCGCCTTCACCGACCGGTGGGGCGGGGTGAGCGCCGCTCCGTACGATCAGCTCAATCTCGGCGGCGCGGTCGGTGACGACTCCGCCGCCGTCCTGGCCAACCGGGCCCGCGCGGCGGAGACCCTGGCGCTCGACCCCGCGCGGGTCGTCTGGATGAACCAGGTGCACGGCCGCGAGGTGGCCGTCGCCGAAGGACCGTGGACCGGTGAGGACATCCCGGCCGTCGACGCGGTCGTCACCACGCGCCGGGGGCTCGCGCTCGCGGTGCTCACCGCGGACTGCGTACCGCTGCTGCTGGCCGACCCGGTCGCCGGGGTCGTGGCCGCCGCCCATGCCGGCCGCCCCGGACTCGTCGCGGGAATCGTGCCCGCCGCCGTCGAGGCGATGACCGCACTGGGCGCCGAGCCGGGACGGATCGCCGCCCGCAGCGGACCCGCCGTCTGCGGCCGCTGCTACGAGGTGCCCGCCGCGATGCGGGACGAGGTCGCCGCCGCGGTGCCCGGGACCGGATGCGAGACCGGCTGGGGCACCCCGTCCGTCGATGTCGTCGCCGGAGTGCACGCGCAGCTCGAAGCCCTCGGGGTGAGCGACCGGCAGAGATCGGCGGTCTGCACACTGGAGTCGCACGACCACTACTCGTACCGCCGCGACCGCACGACGGGGCGGCTCGCCGGCTATGTCTGGCTGGACCGGTGA
- a CDS encoding GntR family transcriptional regulator produces MSREVRGTRGDANGAGDVTGELRRLIVEGVYPPGCRLVQDELADRFGVSRIPLREAMRTLASEGLLRTTPGRGTFVTVLDLEEIDEIYNLRRLVEPSFAEHVTERVSRRDISRFDAMAKEMERVAETAADSWSRTNLAFHLDMYRLSRLPLRYEIISGMYHRLEPYSRFYVHGTAAYERVQCEHAAMVQALADGDAEELARQIVLHIDGGQHGLHAAWENSGNTIEAYWAETGR; encoded by the coding sequence ATGAGTCGAGAAGTCAGAGGTACCCGTGGTGACGCCAACGGCGCCGGTGATGTCACTGGCGAGCTGCGGCGGCTGATCGTCGAGGGTGTCTATCCGCCCGGCTGTCGGCTGGTCCAGGACGAGTTGGCCGATCGGTTCGGGGTGAGCCGGATTCCGCTGCGGGAGGCCATGCGGACGCTTGCCAGTGAGGGGCTGCTCCGGACGACGCCGGGGCGGGGCACGTTTGTGACGGTGCTGGATCTGGAGGAGATCGACGAGATCTACAACCTGCGCCGGCTGGTCGAGCCCAGCTTCGCCGAGCATGTCACCGAGCGGGTCTCGCGGCGCGACATCAGTCGGTTCGACGCGATGGCCAAGGAGATGGAGCGGGTCGCCGAGACCGCCGCGGACTCCTGGTCGCGGACGAACCTCGCGTTCCATCTCGACATGTACCGGCTGTCCCGGCTGCCGCTGCGCTACGAGATCATCTCGGGGATGTATCACCGCCTTGAGCCGTACTCGCGCTTCTATGTGCACGGCACAGCGGCGTACGAGCGCGTGCAGTGCGAGCACGCGGCGATGGTCCAGGCGCTGGCCGACGGTGACGCGGAGGAGCTGGCCCGGCAGATCGTCCTGCATATCGACGGCGGGCAGCACGGTCTGCACGCGGCCTGGGAGAACAGCGGCAACACCATCGAGGCGTACTGGGCGGAGACGGGCCGGTGA
- a CDS encoding LamB/YcsF family protein: protein MTALAINTDVGEGFGVWGPADEGELLDLVTAANVACGFHAGDPDILRRTCEASAARGVAIGAQVSYRDLAGFGRRFIEVPKATLVNELLYQIGALEVFARLAGSRVSYLKAHGALYNAAAHHPGHAAAIVEAVTLYDRELPLLCQPRTAVWERAIEAGCRPLAEAFIDRGYTDEGLLVPRSEPGALITDPAEAADRALEMARTGTVTSVSGRTVRIAPDGGELAALCVHSDTPGAVALTAAVRTALVSAGVTVGAGVLL from the coding sequence GTGACCGCGCTCGCGATCAACACGGATGTGGGCGAGGGCTTCGGGGTGTGGGGGCCCGCCGACGAGGGGGAGCTGCTCGACCTCGTCACGGCCGCCAATGTCGCCTGCGGGTTCCACGCCGGTGACCCCGACATCCTGCGCCGCACCTGTGAGGCGAGCGCGGCCCGGGGCGTGGCGATCGGCGCGCAGGTCTCCTACCGCGATCTGGCCGGCTTCGGACGGCGCTTCATCGAGGTGCCGAAGGCGACGCTGGTCAATGAACTCCTCTATCAGATAGGTGCGTTGGAGGTCTTCGCGCGGCTGGCGGGCAGCCGCGTCAGCTATCTGAAGGCCCATGGCGCGCTCTACAACGCGGCGGCCCACCACCCGGGACACGCGGCGGCGATCGTCGAGGCGGTCACGCTGTACGACCGCGAGCTGCCGCTGCTCTGCCAGCCCCGGACGGCCGTGTGGGAGCGGGCGATCGAGGCCGGCTGCCGTCCGCTGGCCGAGGCGTTCATCGACCGCGGCTACACGGACGAGGGCCTGCTGGTGCCCCGCTCCGAGCCGGGCGCCCTGATCACCGACCCCGCCGAGGCGGCAGACCGCGCGCTGGAGATGGCGCGGACGGGCACGGTGACCTCGGTGAGCGGCCGGACCGTACGGATCGCCCCGGACGGCGGGGAACTGGCGGCGCTCTGTGTGCACAGCGACACGCCCGGCGCGGTCGCCCTCACCGCCGCCGTACGGACGGCCCTGGTCTCGGCCGGAGTCACCGTGGGCGCGGGAGTGCTGCTGTGA
- a CDS encoding YggS family pyridoxal phosphate-dependent enzyme: MKDRRSELAANLAAVERRIADACAAAGRERSEVTLIVVTKTYPASDVWLLHELGVRQVAENRDQDAAPKAASCKDLSLIWHFVGQLQTNKVRSVASYADVVQSVDRIKLVSALSAAAVRAEREPVCLIQVALDAESGERGARGGVAPDGVEELAAAVAGSPGLRLGGLMTVAPLAGAFAGRPEAAFERLREISSRLRADHPAATMVSAGMSADLENAVAAGATHVRVGTAVLGVRPRLG, from the coding sequence ATGAAGGACCGCAGGAGTGAACTGGCGGCGAACCTGGCCGCGGTGGAGCGCCGGATCGCCGACGCCTGTGCCGCCGCCGGCCGCGAGCGGTCGGAGGTGACGCTGATCGTGGTCACCAAGACCTACCCCGCGAGCGATGTGTGGCTGCTCCATGAACTCGGTGTCCGGCAGGTGGCCGAGAACCGGGACCAGGACGCCGCCCCCAAGGCCGCCAGTTGTAAAGATCTGTCGCTGATCTGGCATTTTGTGGGTCAGTTGCAGACGAACAAGGTCCGTTCCGTAGCCAGTTACGCCGATGTGGTGCAGTCTGTCGATCGGATCAAGCTCGTTTCCGCACTCTCCGCGGCCGCGGTCCGCGCGGAGCGCGAGCCGGTCTGTCTGATCCAGGTCGCGCTGGACGCCGAGTCGGGCGAGCGCGGGGCGAGAGGTGGCGTGGCACCCGACGGAGTCGAGGAGTTGGCCGCTGCGGTGGCCGGTTCGCCGGGGCTGCGGCTGGGCGGACTGATGACGGTGGCCCCGCTGGCCGGGGCTTTCGCCGGCCGTCCGGAGGCGGCGTTCGAGCGGCTGCGGGAAATCTCATCCCGCCTGCGCGCGGACCATCCTGCTGCCACCATGGTCTCCGCGGGGATGAGCGCGGACCTCGAGAACGCCGTAGCGGCCGGTGCGACACATGTACGCGTCGGTACGGCGGTACTCGGAGTCCGACCCCGGCTCGGGTAA
- a CDS encoding VOC family protein → MTDQPASLAPFHLAIPVDDIDAARQFYGKVLGFSEGRSDTKWIDWNFGGHQVVTHQVGDGPSGAPRDGIAGTNPVDGHQVPVPHFGLVLSVPEFQELAERLTAVDTQFVIEPYVRFQGEPGEQWTMFFLDPAGNAMEFKAFADISQLFAV, encoded by the coding sequence ATGACCGACCAACCCGCTTCCCTCGCCCCGTTCCACCTGGCCATCCCGGTCGACGACATCGACGCCGCCCGGCAGTTCTACGGCAAGGTGCTCGGCTTCAGCGAGGGCCGCTCCGACACGAAGTGGATCGACTGGAACTTCGGCGGCCACCAGGTCGTCACCCACCAGGTCGGCGACGGCCCGTCCGGGGCCCCGCGCGACGGGATCGCCGGGACGAACCCCGTCGACGGACACCAGGTGCCGGTGCCGCACTTCGGCCTCGTGCTCTCCGTGCCGGAGTTCCAGGAGCTGGCCGAGCGGCTCACCGCCGTCGACACCCAGTTCGTGATCGAGCCCTACGTCCGCTTCCAGGGCGAGCCGGGCGAGCAGTGGACGATGTTCTTCCTCGACCCGGCCGGCAACGCGATGGAGTTCAAGGCGTTCGCCGACATCAGCCAGCTCTTCGCCGTCTGA
- a CDS encoding DivIVA domain-containing protein, producing MPLTPEDVRNKQFTTVRLREGYDEDEVDAFLDEVEAELTRLLRENEDLRAKLAAATRAAAQNQQQQQQQGMRKPPEQQDRPGGPVPAAISGPPQQQQPPQMGPPQLPGGAPQLPAGPSGHGQGPGPQGHDPRGQHPMQGGPMQQQGGPMQGGPMQGGPMQGGPMQGGPMQGGPMQGGPMQQQGGPMGGPMQQQGGPMGGPMGGPMGGPMGQNPQMQQPGQGPGGDSAARVLSLAQQTADQAIAEARSEANKIVGEARSRAEGLERDARAKADALERDAQEKHRVAMGSLESARATLERKVEDLRGFEREYRTRLKSYLESQLRQLETQADDSLAPPRTPATASLPPSPSMAQAGAGAMGMGGAPSMGGSMGGPSMGGSSMGGSMGGGSMGGSMGAPSSGPSYGGQQQMSPAMTQPMAPVRPQAPQPMQQAPSPMRGFLIDEDDN from the coding sequence ATGCCGTTGACCCCCGAGGACGTGCGGAACAAGCAGTTCACGACCGTCCGCCTCCGAGAAGGCTACGACGAGGACGAGGTCGATGCCTTTCTCGACGAGGTCGAGGCCGAACTGACCCGCCTGCTCCGCGAGAACGAGGATCTGCGCGCGAAGCTGGCCGCCGCGACGCGTGCCGCCGCGCAGAACCAGCAGCAACAGCAGCAGCAAGGCATGCGCAAGCCTCCGGAGCAGCAGGACCGGCCCGGGGGTCCCGTGCCCGCCGCCATATCCGGACCGCCGCAGCAGCAGCAGCCCCCGCAGATGGGTCCCCCCCAACTGCCCGGTGGCGCGCCCCAGCTGCCCGCGGGACCGAGCGGTCACGGCCAGGGTCCCGGTCCGCAGGGCCATGACCCGCGCGGCCAGCACCCCATGCAGGGCGGACCCATGCAGCAGCAGGGTGGTCCCATGCAGGGCGGACCCATGCAAGGTGGTCCCATGCAGGGGGGCCCGATGCAGGGTGGACCCATGCAGGGGGGGCCGATGCAGGGTGGACCCATGCAGCAGCAGGGCGGTCCCATGGGCGGCCCGATGCAGCAGCAGGGTGGCCCCATGGGCGGACCGATGGGTGGCCCGATGGGCGGTCCCATGGGTCAGAACCCGCAGATGCAGCAGCCCGGCCAGGGCCCCGGCGGCGACAGTGCCGCGCGTGTGCTCTCGCTGGCGCAGCAGACCGCCGACCAGGCGATCGCCGAGGCGCGCTCCGAGGCCAACAAGATCGTCGGTGAGGCGCGCAGCCGTGCCGAGGGTCTGGAGCGCGACGCGCGCGCCAAGGCGGACGCGCTGGAGCGGGACGCGCAGGAGAAGCACCGCGTGGCGATGGGCTCCCTGGAGTCCGCCCGCGCGACGCTGGAGCGCAAGGTCGAGGATCTGCGCGGCTTCGAGCGCGAGTACCGGACTCGGCTGAAGTCCTATCTGGAGAGCCAGCTGCGTCAGCTGGAGACCCAGGCGGACGACTCGCTGGCGCCGCCGCGGACACCCGCGACCGCTTCGCTGCCGCCGTCGCCTTCCATGGCGCAGGCGGGTGCGGGCGCGATGGGCATGGGCGGTGCGCCGTCGATGGGCGGTTCCATGGGGGGACCTTCCATGGGCGGGTCCTCGATGGGCGGCTCCATGGGCGGGGGGTCCATGGGCGGTTCGATGGGCGCGCCGTCGTCGGGGCCTTCGTACGGTGGCCAGCAGCAGATGTCGCCGGCGATGACACAGCCGATGGCGCCGGTGCGGCCGCAGGCGCCGCAGCCGATGCAGCAGGCGCCGTCGCCGATGCGTGGGTTTTTGATCGACGAGGACGACAACTGA
- a CDS encoding YggT family protein, which translates to MGIALQVVYIALMCFLIVLIFRLVMDYVFQFARSWQPGKVMVVVLEATYTVTDPPLKLLRRFIPPLRLGGVALDLSFFVLMIIVWILISLVSNLARGM; encoded by the coding sequence ATGGGCATCGCACTACAGGTGGTCTACATCGCGCTGATGTGCTTCCTCATCGTGCTGATTTTCCGGTTGGTCATGGATTACGTCTTCCAGTTCGCCCGCTCATGGCAGCCCGGCAAGGTGATGGTGGTCGTTCTGGAGGCCACCTACACTGTCACCGATCCACCGCTCAAGCTTCTGCGGCGGTTCATCCCGCCGCTGCGTCTCGGGGGCGTGGCACTCGACCTGTCCTTCTTCGTTCTGATGATCATCGTTTGGATCCTGATCTCGCTCGTAAGCAATCTTGCGAGGGGAATGTGA
- a CDS encoding cell division protein FtsQ/DivIB, which yields MAGPTTAERDARPGSASGHPDEEPQERRFRLVRSRPLLLLAGAVLLAAGVVWVLYGSSWLRAGKVTVRGTEVLTRAEVERAAAVPLGSPLISVDTDAIGARLRRELPRIDAVVVERSWPNGIGLKVTERKPTLLVEEGGKFIEMDAKGVRFATVDQAPKGVPLLALTVGQQAGSGRFPAKRLILEAVRVRAELPPEVAADARVVRVRSYDSISLELTGRRTVMWGSGEDGAAKARALTALMKAVPKAGHFDVSAPTAPAASGS from the coding sequence GTGGCCGGACCGACGACCGCCGAACGGGACGCCCGACCCGGGTCGGCGTCCGGCCACCCCGACGAGGAGCCGCAGGAGCGCCGGTTCCGGCTCGTCCGGTCCCGTCCGCTGCTCCTGCTGGCCGGCGCGGTCCTGCTGGCCGCGGGGGTCGTCTGGGTGCTGTACGGCTCCTCGTGGCTGCGCGCCGGGAAGGTGACCGTCCGCGGCACCGAGGTGCTCACCCGCGCCGAGGTGGAGCGGGCCGCGGCCGTCCCGCTCGGGTCGCCGCTGATCTCCGTGGACACGGACGCGATCGGGGCGCGGCTCCGCCGGGAGCTGCCGCGTATCGACGCGGTCGTGGTCGAACGGTCATGGCCGAACGGGATCGGCCTGAAAGTGACCGAACGTAAGCCCACTCTGCTGGTCGAAGAGGGCGGGAAGTTTATCGAAATGGACGCCAAGGGAGTCCGGTTCGCCACGGTCGATCAGGCGCCCAAGGGCGTCCCGCTGCTCGCGCTGACGGTCGGTCAACAGGCCGGTTCGGGGCGCTTCCCGGCGAAACGTCTCATCCTCGAAGCGGTCCGGGTACGCGCGGAGCTGCCCCCGGAAGTGGCCGCGGACGCCCGGGTCGTCCGGGTCCGTTCGTACGACTCCATCTCCCTGGAGCTGACCGGCCGCCGTACGGTGATGTGGGGAAGCGGTGAGGACGGCGCGGCCAAGGCGCGTGCGCTCACCGCGCTCATGAAGGCGGTCCCCAAAGCGGGGCACTTCGATGTGAGCGCACCCACCGCGCCTGCCGCATCGGGTAGTTGA
- a CDS encoding MFS transporter, which translates to MKSLPTTVEDNGGTGSEQSFPANANPGGAGPAADAEAARRRPRRAAIAAAAGTAIEYYEFGVYSYLAVIIGPHFFPSDDPTASLLATLAVFGSAFLMRPLGGIVLGRLGDRVGRKPVLILTVVGMGTATAAVGLLPTAGTIGVGAPIALLLVRLAQGFFAGGEVTGSATYLAESAPRGKRGFFGAFTPVGVALGGGTAALVAGITTTVLSERQLDAFGWRIPFLLSLPLIAVALLARNRLEDSETFLAKKSEKATAKAPLTEVLTQHRAQVLKVTLLAIGSNCGYWVGLIFMNIYLTTDLGYSKSSTFWIMGGISFFVACLMPICGGLSDRWGRKRLITIGFTGYAVLVVPAMLVMGLGSFPLAVAAMVVLALPMPIVQSVTYPTYAEMFPTRVRYTGLSFSFNIGTIIGGGLSPYLATWLIASTGNLLSPGYLLMGAAVMALLTLRTVKETSRAELA; encoded by the coding sequence ATGAAAAGCCTACCAACGACGGTCGAGGACAACGGAGGGACGGGAAGTGAACAGAGCTTCCCGGCCAACGCGAACCCGGGCGGCGCGGGCCCGGCGGCCGACGCCGAGGCGGCGCGCCGCCGTCCGCGCCGGGCGGCGATCGCCGCTGCCGCCGGCACCGCCATCGAGTACTACGAGTTCGGTGTCTACAGCTATCTCGCGGTGATCATCGGACCGCACTTCTTCCCCAGCGACGACCCCACCGCCTCCCTCCTGGCCACCCTGGCGGTGTTCGGCAGCGCCTTCCTCATGCGGCCACTGGGCGGCATCGTGCTCGGGCGGCTCGGTGACCGGGTCGGCCGAAAACCGGTACTGATCCTCACCGTCGTGGGCATGGGCACCGCCACCGCCGCCGTCGGACTGCTGCCCACCGCCGGCACCATCGGGGTCGGCGCGCCGATCGCGCTGCTGCTCGTACGGCTGGCGCAGGGATTCTTCGCGGGCGGTGAGGTGACCGGCTCGGCCACGTACCTGGCCGAGTCCGCGCCGCGCGGCAAGCGCGGGTTCTTCGGGGCGTTCACCCCGGTCGGCGTCGCCCTCGGCGGTGGCACCGCCGCTCTGGTGGCCGGGATCACCACGACCGTACTGAGCGAGCGTCAGCTCGACGCGTTCGGCTGGCGCATCCCCTTCCTGCTCTCGCTGCCCCTGATCGCCGTCGCGCTGCTCGCCCGTAACCGCCTGGAGGACTCCGAGACCTTCCTCGCGAAGAAGTCGGAGAAGGCCACGGCCAAGGCGCCGCTGACCGAGGTGCTCACCCAGCACCGCGCCCAGGTGCTCAAGGTGACCCTGCTGGCCATCGGGTCGAACTGCGGCTACTGGGTCGGCCTGATCTTCATGAACATCTACCTCACCACCGATCTCGGCTACTCCAAGTCCTCCACCTTCTGGATCATGGGCGGGATCAGCTTCTTCGTGGCCTGTCTCATGCCCATCTGCGGTGGGCTCTCCGACCGGTGGGGACGTAAACGGCTGATCACCATCGGGTTCACGGGCTACGCGGTCCTGGTCGTTCCCGCCATGCTGGTCATGGGCCTCGGCAGCTTCCCGCTCGCGGTCGCCGCCATGGTCGTGCTCGCGCTTCCCATGCCCATCGTGCAGTCGGTCACGTACCCGACCTACGCGGAGATGTTCCCGACCCGGGTGCGCTACACCGGGCTCTCGTTCAGCTTCAACATCGGCACCATCATCGGCGGCGGGCTCAGTCCGTACCTGGCCACCTGGCTGATCGCCTCCACCGGCAATCTGCTCTCGCCGGGCTATCTGCTGATGGGCGCCGCTGTCATGGCCCTGCTGACGCTGCGCACCGTCAAGGAGACCAGCCGGGCGGAGCTGGCATGA